A genomic stretch from Candidatus Omnitrophota bacterium includes:
- the mrdA gene encoding penicillin-binding protein 2, producing the protein MRIKVFNSLAIVVFLFLALSLLNTQVVQGRKYRDLSDKNCIRLIPQSGSRGNILDRRGNILVGNKISYDLVILPQDVQEPAATLLALSKIIDVSFTDLKKRFRSGYIGPTAPVTLLSNIDIKKAVAVEEMKFDLDGVMIQPSTLRAYPYGRLAAHAIGYINEIDRWRLTKLADYGYKTRDMVGFGGVEEKYDYYLRQEDGGLSVEVDHRGRFMRVLGYRPGQSGKDLQLTLDIRIQKIVEDKLSGRKGCVVIMDPDSGQIFALASYPDFDPNVFIRKSKRLIEDLVSDPGSPFVNRAISGLYPAGSTFKPAVAAAGLDTLKINRNTSFKCSGDIEIGQRQFNCMHVHGQQNVVQALAHSCNIFFYRTGLLVGPQQIHDYAVRLGLSGPTGIELPYEYGGFIPDPFWKKIYRFQNWYNGDTANLSIGQGELLVTPLNMCRMVAVFANKGKLVTPYLIKAIDGQDVSSSHRKISSAHLKANTVSIIRQGLREAVSDPSGTAGALARLPVEVSGKTGTAQAPGGAAHGWFIGFWPSKQPKYVICVFLERAGAGTASVGLCADIIRSMAFEGLAEGAG; encoded by the coding sequence CTGAGCCTGTTGAACACGCAGGTGGTTCAGGGGCGTAAATACCGGGACCTCAGCGATAAGAATTGTATCAGGCTTATACCTCAGTCAGGCAGCCGGGGCAATATACTGGACCGCAGGGGGAATATTCTGGTCGGCAACAAGATATCTTATGACCTGGTAATCCTGCCTCAGGATGTCCAAGAGCCCGCGGCGACGCTTCTGGCGCTTTCTAAGATCATCGATGTCAGCTTTACCGATCTGAAAAAGCGTTTCCGCTCCGGTTATATCGGGCCGACCGCTCCGGTAACCCTGTTAAGCAATATCGACATTAAGAAGGCTGTGGCGGTGGAGGAGATGAAATTCGACCTTGACGGCGTGATGATCCAGCCCAGCACTTTAAGGGCGTATCCTTACGGCAGGCTTGCCGCGCACGCCATCGGGTATATCAACGAGATCGACCGCTGGCGTTTGACCAAGCTGGCTGATTACGGATATAAGACCCGGGATATGGTCGGGTTTGGAGGGGTTGAGGAAAAATACGATTATTACCTGCGCCAGGAGGACGGCGGTTTGTCGGTAGAGGTCGACCATCGCGGCCGGTTTATGCGCGTGTTAGGATACAGGCCGGGGCAGAGCGGGAAAGACCTGCAGTTGACCCTGGATATCAGGATACAGAAGATAGTAGAGGATAAACTCAGCGGCAGGAAGGGCTGCGTGGTCATAATGGACCCTGACAGCGGCCAGATCTTCGCGCTGGCCAGTTACCCTGACTTTGATCCGAACGTATTCATCCGTAAATCCAAACGCCTTATCGAAGACCTGGTCAGCGATCCCGGCTCGCCGTTTGTGAACCGGGCGATCAGCGGATTGTATCCGGCTGGCTCAACCTTTAAGCCGGCGGTAGCTGCCGCTGGTCTGGATACTCTTAAGATAAACCGGAACACCTCTTTTAAATGCTCGGGTGATATTGAAATAGGGCAACGGCAGTTCAATTGCATGCATGTCCACGGCCAGCAGAACGTGGTCCAGGCGCTGGCGCATTCCTGCAACATCTTTTTTTACCGGACGGGGTTACTTGTCGGGCCGCAGCAGATCCATGATTACGCGGTCCGGCTGGGGCTGTCCGGGCCTACGGGCATTGAGCTTCCTTATGAGTACGGCGGCTTTATACCGGACCCGTTCTGGAAGAAGATCTATCGTTTTCAGAACTGGTATAACGGCGATACCGCGAATCTTTCAATAGGCCAGGGCGAGCTTTTAGTCACTCCGTTGAATATGTGCCGGATGGTCGCGGTCTTTGCCAATAAAGGCAAACTGGTCACGCCTTATCTTATCAAGGCTATAGACGGGCAGGATGTGAGTTCTTCTCACCGGAAGATCTCCTCAGCGCACCTCAAGGCGAATACGGTCAGCATTATCAGGCAGGGGTTAAGGGAAGCGGTCAGCGATCCTTCAGGCACCGCCGGGGCATTGGCGCGCCTTCCGGTGGAGGTTTCCGGCAAGACCGGCACAGCCCAGGCTCCGGGCGGAGCCGCGCATGGATGGTTTATCGGATTCTGGCCTTCTAAACAACCGAAGTATGTTATTTGCGTATTCCTGGAGCGCGCGGGAGCGGGCACCGCATCCGTCGGCCTGTGCGCGGATATAATAAGGTCAATGGCCTTTGAAGGACTGGCAGAAGGAGCGGGATAA